A genomic region of Camelus ferus isolate YT-003-E chromosome 11, BCGSAC_Cfer_1.0, whole genome shotgun sequence contains the following coding sequences:
- the LOC116656686 gene encoding ral guanine nucleotide dissociation stimulator-like isoform X3, which yields MFSSCFPVSRGFSARKPWTARFFGGCRRLWNPPPRRLWPILRRSPKDSTQKTGQELVHGEPRSTSLQEAQVPHDSSRAQDALRGGAGPSGSRDEAYRAWSLQRHRLEKLVAKLVPAILGGHPSYVNTFLGNYRTFATTQHVLDHLFQRYGCILPFTEEDGGPLHQLKQAMSSILGTWLFQYPDDFHQPPEFPCLKTIVAYVELSMPGSDLEQQAHLLLAQLEQLELPEADSDATAPAPEPAGEAPLDGEPAPALLPATAPEPELRDALSCEAAASSLLSAVDPGPSSGPPSTLPETPPLV from the exons ATGTTCTCCTCTTGTTTCCCGGTCTCCCGGGGCTTCTCCGCCAGGAAACCCTGGACTGCGAGGTTCTTCGGTGGCTGTAGGCGTCTGTGGAACCCTCCACCCAGACGCCTGTGGCCTATTTTGCGCAGGTCACCTAAG GACTCCACACAGAAGACGGGACAGGAACTGGTCCATGGAGAACCCCGCTCCACCTCCCTGCAGGAGGCGCAGGTGCCCCACgacagcagcagagcccaggacgCGCTGAGG GGGGGAGCTGGACCATCAGGGAGCAGGGATGAAGCCTACAGGGCTTGGAGCCTCCAGCGACAcaggctggagaagctggtggCAAAGCTGGTGCCTGCCATCCTGGGCGGCCACCCCTCCTATGTGAACACATTTCTGGGCAATTATCGAACTTTTGCCACCACCCAGCACGTGCTGGACCATCTGTTCCAAAG ATACGGATGCATCCTCCCTTTTACTGAGGAGGACGGGGGACCCCTGCACCAGCTGAAACA GGCCATGTCCTCCATCCTGGGCACCTGGCTGTTCCAGTACCCAGACGATTTCCACCAGCCTCCAGAATTCCCATGCCTTAAGACCATTGTCGCTTACGTAGAGCTCAGCATGCCTGGCTCCGACCTGGAGCAGcaggcccacctcctcctggcaCAGCTGGAGCAACTGGAGCTCCCAGAGGCAGACAGTGATG CTACAGCACCTGCTCCAGAACCCGCTGGGGAAGCCCCTCTGGATGGAGAGCCAgctccagctctcctgcctgcGACAGCGCCAGAGCCAGAGCTGAGGGACGCGCT GTCCTGTGAGGCAGCAGCCTCCTCTCTCTTGTCTGCTGTGgacccagggcccagctcagggcctcCATCAACACTCCCTGAGACCCCACCCTTG GTCTAA
- the LOC116656686 gene encoding ral guanine nucleotide dissociation stimulator-like isoform X2, protein MAAPKDRADKGERGLLRGIFSVSMGIQGSHFVSFFVPGGCLYRQWWMCVTTGDFIWVGEPDRALRLLPGLWALYLQDSTQKTGQELVHGEPRSTSLQEAQVPHDSSRAQDALRGGAGPSGSRDEAYRAWSLQRHRLEKLVAKLVPAILGGHPSYVNTFLGNYRTFATTQHVLDHLFQRYGCILPFTEEDGGPLHQLKQAMSSILGTWLFQYPDDFHQPPEFPCLKTIVAYVELSMPGSDLEQQAHLLLAQLEQLELPEADSDAPAPEPAGEAPLDGEPAPALLPATAPEPELRDALSCEAAASSLLSAVDPGPSSGPPSTLPETPPLV, encoded by the exons ATGGCCGCACCCAAGGACAGGGCTGATAAGGGCGAAAGAGGACTCCTGAGGGGCATCTTCTCTGTGTCAATGGGAATACAAGGCTCCCACTTTGTCAGCTTTTTTGTCCCTGGAGGATGTCTGTACAGACAGTGGTGGATGTGTGTCACGACTGGAGATTTCATATGGGTCGGAGAACCAGACAGGGCTCTGAggctcctgcctggcctctggGCACTGTATTTACAGGACTCCACACAGAAGACGGGACAGGAACTGGTCCATGGAGAACCCCGCTCCACCTCCCTGCAGGAGGCGCAGGTGCCCCACgacagcagcagagcccaggacgCGCTGAGG GGGGGAGCTGGACCATCAGGGAGCAGGGATGAAGCCTACAGGGCTTGGAGCCTCCAGCGACAcaggctggagaagctggtggCAAAGCTGGTGCCTGCCATCCTGGGCGGCCACCCCTCCTATGTGAACACATTTCTGGGCAATTATCGAACTTTTGCCACCACCCAGCACGTGCTGGACCATCTGTTCCAAAG ATACGGATGCATCCTCCCTTTTACTGAGGAGGACGGGGGACCCCTGCACCAGCTGAAACA GGCCATGTCCTCCATCCTGGGCACCTGGCTGTTCCAGTACCCAGACGATTTCCACCAGCCTCCAGAATTCCCATGCCTTAAGACCATTGTCGCTTACGTAGAGCTCAGCATGCCTGGCTCCGACCTGGAGCAGcaggcccacctcctcctggcaCAGCTGGAGCAACTGGAGCTCCCAGAGGCAGACAGTGATG CACCTGCTCCAGAACCCGCTGGGGAAGCCCCTCTGGATGGAGAGCCAgctccagctctcctgcctgcGACAGCGCCAGAGCCAGAGCTGAGGGACGCGCT GTCCTGTGAGGCAGCAGCCTCCTCTCTCTTGTCTGCTGTGgacccagggcccagctcagggcctcCATCAACACTCCCTGAGACCCCACCCTTG GTCTAA
- the LOC116656686 gene encoding ral guanine nucleotide dissociation stimulator-like isoform X1, with protein sequence MAAPKDRADKGERGLLRGIFSVSMGIQGSHFVSFFVPGGCLYRQWWMCVTTGDFIWVGEPDRALRLLPGLWALYLQDSTQKTGQELVHGEPRSTSLQEAQVPHDSSRAQDALRGGAGPSGSRDEAYRAWSLQRHRLEKLVAKLVPAILGGHPSYVNTFLGNYRTFATTQHVLDHLFQRYGCILPFTEEDGGPLHQLKQAMSSILGTWLFQYPDDFHQPPEFPCLKTIVAYVELSMPGSDLEQQAHLLLAQLEQLELPEADSDATAPAPEPAGEAPLDGEPAPALLPATAPEPELRDALSCEAAASSLLSAVDPGPSSGPPSTLPETPPLV encoded by the exons ATGGCCGCACCCAAGGACAGGGCTGATAAGGGCGAAAGAGGACTCCTGAGGGGCATCTTCTCTGTGTCAATGGGAATACAAGGCTCCCACTTTGTCAGCTTTTTTGTCCCTGGAGGATGTCTGTACAGACAGTGGTGGATGTGTGTCACGACTGGAGATTTCATATGGGTCGGAGAACCAGACAGGGCTCTGAggctcctgcctggcctctggGCACTGTATTTACAGGACTCCACACAGAAGACGGGACAGGAACTGGTCCATGGAGAACCCCGCTCCACCTCCCTGCAGGAGGCGCAGGTGCCCCACgacagcagcagagcccaggacgCGCTGAGG GGGGGAGCTGGACCATCAGGGAGCAGGGATGAAGCCTACAGGGCTTGGAGCCTCCAGCGACAcaggctggagaagctggtggCAAAGCTGGTGCCTGCCATCCTGGGCGGCCACCCCTCCTATGTGAACACATTTCTGGGCAATTATCGAACTTTTGCCACCACCCAGCACGTGCTGGACCATCTGTTCCAAAG ATACGGATGCATCCTCCCTTTTACTGAGGAGGACGGGGGACCCCTGCACCAGCTGAAACA GGCCATGTCCTCCATCCTGGGCACCTGGCTGTTCCAGTACCCAGACGATTTCCACCAGCCTCCAGAATTCCCATGCCTTAAGACCATTGTCGCTTACGTAGAGCTCAGCATGCCTGGCTCCGACCTGGAGCAGcaggcccacctcctcctggcaCAGCTGGAGCAACTGGAGCTCCCAGAGGCAGACAGTGATG CTACAGCACCTGCTCCAGAACCCGCTGGGGAAGCCCCTCTGGATGGAGAGCCAgctccagctctcctgcctgcGACAGCGCCAGAGCCAGAGCTGAGGGACGCGCT GTCCTGTGAGGCAGCAGCCTCCTCTCTCTTGTCTGCTGTGgacccagggcccagctcagggcctcCATCAACACTCCCTGAGACCCCACCCTTG GTCTAA